A genomic window from Rhizobium sp. 007 includes:
- the flaF gene encoding flagellar biosynthesis regulator FlaF — MYQFSYAEVMQDSVTDAKERERQVLDRSIELLSLARDKEKYSRESVEALFYTRRVWVSFIEDLKHPDNQLQIELRANLISIAIWILKECDKIRRRQSSNYQGIIDVTTIIRDGLK, encoded by the coding sequence ATGTATCAATTCTCTTATGCCGAGGTCATGCAAGACTCGGTGACCGACGCGAAAGAGCGGGAGCGGCAAGTTCTCGACCGGTCAATCGAATTGCTCTCGCTGGCGCGCGACAAGGAAAAGTACAGCCGGGAATCCGTTGAGGCACTGTTTTACACCCGGCGTGTTTGGGTGAGTTTTATCGAGGATCTCAAGCATCCCGACAATCAGCTCCAGATCGAGCTGCGGGCCAACCTGATTTCGATCGCAATCTGGATTTTGAAGGAATGCGACAAGATCAGGCGACGCCAATCGAGTAACTACCAAGGCATTATCGACGTTACCACCATCATCAGGGATGGACTTAAATGA
- the flgD gene encoding flagellar hook assembly protein FlgD, translating to MAVDGVSSVGTTSTTQTAQQKATLNYDNFLQLLIAQMKNQDPTDPMDASEQMSQLASFSQVEQTIQTNTKLDTLLASSSLTQAGSYIGKYMTSADGTVKGTVASVKVYSDGIIATTTDGKSILVQAGITLADEAPTSDTSS from the coding sequence ATGGCGGTAGACGGCGTTTCCAGCGTCGGCACGACGTCGACCACGCAGACTGCGCAGCAGAAGGCAACGCTCAACTACGACAACTTCCTGCAGTTGCTCATCGCGCAGATGAAGAACCAGGATCCGACGGATCCGATGGACGCCAGCGAGCAGATGTCGCAGCTCGCAAGCTTCTCGCAGGTCGAGCAGACGATCCAGACCAACACGAAATTGGACACGCTGCTCGCAAGCTCCAGCCTCACCCAGGCAGGCAGCTATATCGGCAAGTACATGACCAGCGCCGACGGCACCGTTAAAGGCACTGTCGCCTCGGTCAAGGTGTATTCCGACGGAATTATCGCGACGACGACGGACGGGAAGAGTATTCTCGTGCAGGCGGGAATCACTCTCGCGGATGAAGCGCCGACGTCAGACACGTCGTCGTGA
- the flbT gene encoding flagellar biosynthesis repressor FlbT → MKSTLRISLKAGERIFINGAVLRVDRKVALEFLNDVTFLLENHVLQPEDATTPLRQLYFIAQMILINPEGKEQSTAMFRKSITMLLTCFKNEEVLAELKRIDGLVSTGRAFDALKAIRALYPTEDGILNNQEMHPAMVEQIRKEIAPWR, encoded by the coding sequence ATGAAAAGTACACTTCGCATTTCGCTAAAAGCCGGAGAGAGAATCTTCATCAACGGCGCGGTTTTGCGCGTTGACCGCAAGGTCGCGCTGGAATTCCTGAATGATGTGACGTTTCTTCTTGAAAACCATGTTCTTCAGCCGGAAGACGCCACGACGCCGCTGCGCCAGCTCTACTTCATCGCGCAGATGATCCTGATTAATCCGGAAGGCAAGGAGCAGTCGACGGCGATGTTCCGCAAGTCGATCACCATGCTGCTGACCTGCTTCAAGAACGAAGAGGTTCTCGCCGAGCTGAAGCGCATCGATGGCCTCGTCTCGACGGGGCGCGCATTCGATGCGCTGAAGGCCATCCGCGCGCTCTATCCGACCGAGGACGGCATCTTGAACAACCAGGAAATGCACCCGGCGATGGTCGAGCAAATCCGCAAGGAGATCGCACCATGGCGGTAG